The following proteins come from a genomic window of Flavobacteriales bacterium:
- a CDS encoding SiaB family protein kinase — MSKIDQYFDIDRMMSDNELLLAYRDSITDATVQQLLSITELKLAQSGEEKRLRKRVFNILVECLQNVVNHSAVETKDGDAHPSLLLIGKHEGDFFIITGNRISNDKIGDLQSKIEKINSWDHNDMRSIYSTELDNSEYSEKGGAGLGLLDIYKRSGRKLSYEIQSVDDKISFLSLHISIKSSE; from the coding sequence GTGAGTAAGATTGACCAATATTTTGACATTGACCGAATGATGTCGGACAATGAGTTGCTTTTAGCCTATCGCGATAGCATAACTGATGCAACCGTTCAGCAACTATTATCAATCACTGAATTGAAACTGGCACAAAGTGGCGAGGAGAAACGACTTCGAAAAAGGGTCTTTAATATTCTGGTTGAATGTCTACAGAACGTTGTAAATCACTCTGCTGTTGAAACAAAAGATGGTGACGCACATCCTAGTCTGCTACTTATCGGTAAGCATGAAGGTGATTTTTTCATCATTACCGGAAACCGAATTTCAAACGATAAGATTGGCGACCTACAGTCTAAGATTGAAAAAATAAATAGTTGGGATCATAACGATATGCGTTCCATTTATAGCACTGAGTTGGACAATTCGGAATACTCAGAAAAAGGTGGTGCCGGACTTGGACTTCTTGATATTTACAAGCGAAGTGGCCGAAAATTGAGTTATGAAATTCAATCAGTGGATGATAAGATCAGCTTTCTAAGTCTCCACATTTCGATAAAAAGCTCAGAATAA
- a CDS encoding 7-carboxy-7-deazaguanine synthase QueE has protein sequence MKLLKLSEADQRELDRGMTLPIMEEFYTIQGEGFHTGKAAYFIRIGGCDVGCHWCDVKESWDASVHPLIRIEQVVKNALQHPAKTVVITGGEPLTYNLSALTEMLETAGFQIHVETSGAHPFSGKFDWVCLSPKKNTPPLPEYYDKADELKVIVYNRHDFNWANEHASGVSENCILYLQPEWSRREEMMPVIIDFVMKNPRWNVSLQTHKYMNIP, from the coding sequence ATGAAATTGCTCAAACTTTCAGAAGCCGATCAACGCGAATTGGACCGTGGAATGACCTTGCCTATAATGGAGGAATTCTATACGATACAAGGAGAGGGATTTCACACTGGAAAGGCAGCGTATTTCATTCGTATCGGAGGCTGCGATGTCGGTTGTCATTGGTGCGATGTAAAGGAAAGTTGGGATGCATCGGTCCATCCACTTATTCGAATAGAGCAAGTGGTCAAGAACGCCTTGCAACATCCAGCAAAAACCGTGGTAATAACGGGAGGTGAACCACTTACTTATAATCTCTCAGCGCTTACAGAGATGTTGGAAACAGCTGGCTTTCAAATTCATGTGGAAACATCGGGCGCCCATCCGTTTTCAGGTAAATTTGATTGGGTTTGTCTTTCTCCCAAAAAGAACACGCCACCGCTGCCAGAATATTATGATAAAGCTGATGAACTGAAAGTGATCGTGTATAATCGGCATGATTTTAACTGGGCTAACGAACACGCTAGCGGGGTTTCAGAAAACTGTATCCTTTATTTGCAACCAGAATGGAGCAGGCGAGAAGAAATGATGCCTGTGATAATTGATTTTGTAATGAAAAACCCACGTTGGAACGTGTCTCTACAAACACACAAATACATGAATATCCCGTGA
- a CDS encoding OmpA family protein: protein MKLFRFILFSVLFLCAGQVLAQMEYSTQSKKAIKYFEEALRFYNAKRSQEAIDILEKAIKADENFIEAHMVSGDCYADMGDLKSAISQYQKAVDINSDFFINSYKQLADAQFRTGDYASALSNYKAFMTKKRVNPKIKEVAERYMKNAEFGVVAKENVIPFEPINLGEAVNSDQYEYFPVLTADEQTLIFTRNERRSAGMDYQEDFYVSVKDGDHWSTALSVGPPINTDDNEGAQTITADGQQLFFIGCNRKGGMGSCDIYRSLRNGKDWGRPENLRSPVNSSKWETQPSISSDGKTLYFVSNREGGFGGSDIWVTHLAPNNEWSVPRNLGDVINTPFAEETPFIHPDGRTLYFTSNGHVGMGEKDIYMTTLGDDGNWSEPKNLGYPINTWNDEQGLFVAASGENAYFSSDREGGFGKLDLYSFKLYEEARPTRVTYVKGKVTDKVTGKPLGAKFELIDLETSQVVVVSSSDNVNGKFLVTLPVDHDYALNVSKDDYLFYSEHFSLPKEQDISKPYRLDVPLQPIKFGEKVVLKNIFFETASYELLPESTVELDKLVAFMSNNPSIHIEIGGHTDDVGEASDNQLLSENRAKSVRAYLITNAISADRIQYKGYGEEQPVDTNETPEGRANNRRTEFKVLSGE, encoded by the coding sequence GTGAAGTTATTTCGATTCATATTGTTTTCTGTCTTGTTCCTATGCGCAGGTCAAGTGCTGGCGCAGATGGAATACTCTACGCAATCAAAAAAGGCGATCAAGTATTTTGAAGAAGCTTTGAGATTTTACAATGCAAAACGTAGTCAGGAAGCAATCGACATTTTGGAGAAAGCCATTAAAGCAGACGAGAATTTCATTGAAGCACACATGGTTTCTGGCGATTGTTATGCTGATATGGGCGACTTGAAAAGTGCTATCAGTCAGTATCAGAAGGCGGTCGATATAAATTCAGATTTCTTCATTAATTCCTATAAACAATTGGCTGATGCCCAGTTCAGAACGGGCGATTACGCTTCTGCATTATCGAATTACAAGGCGTTTATGACCAAAAAGCGTGTAAATCCTAAGATCAAGGAAGTTGCCGAACGTTATATGAAGAATGCAGAATTCGGAGTTGTGGCAAAGGAAAATGTAATCCCATTCGAACCGATAAATCTTGGCGAAGCGGTCAATTCAGATCAGTACGAATATTTCCCTGTGCTTACGGCAGATGAGCAAACGCTCATTTTTACGCGTAATGAGCGAAGAAGCGCTGGAATGGATTATCAAGAGGATTTTTATGTGAGTGTAAAGGATGGCGATCATTGGAGTACGGCATTGAGCGTTGGTCCTCCCATCAATACAGATGATAATGAAGGCGCTCAAACCATAACTGCCGATGGTCAGCAGTTGTTTTTTATTGGTTGCAATCGAAAAGGAGGAATGGGCAGTTGCGACATTTATCGCTCGCTAAGAAATGGTAAAGATTGGGGCCGACCTGAGAATCTGAGAAGCCCTGTCAATAGCTCAAAATGGGAAACGCAACCAAGTATTTCTTCGGATGGCAAAACACTTTATTTCGTAAGTAACAGGGAAGGCGGATTTGGCGGTTCAGACATATGGGTCACTCACCTCGCTCCCAACAACGAATGGAGCGTACCTAGAAATTTGGGAGATGTGATCAACACTCCCTTTGCAGAAGAAACTCCGTTTATCCATCCAGATGGCAGAACGCTATATTTTACATCAAACGGACATGTTGGAATGGGCGAGAAGGACATTTATATGACCACATTGGGAGATGATGGAAATTGGTCTGAACCTAAAAATTTGGGTTACCCAATAAATACTTGGAATGATGAGCAGGGTTTGTTTGTGGCGGCAAGTGGTGAAAATGCGTACTTCAGTTCTGATAGGGAAGGAGGTTTCGGGAAGCTTGATCTTTATTCTTTTAAACTATATGAAGAAGCGAGACCAACGCGTGTAACGTATGTGAAGGGAAAGGTAACAGACAAGGTTACTGGCAAGCCACTTGGTGCAAAGTTTGAGTTGATCGATCTGGAAACCTCACAAGTAGTAGTGGTGTCAAGTTCAGATAATGTGAATGGCAAATTCCTAGTTACACTGCCTGTAGATCACGATTACGCGCTGAATGTTTCGAAGGACGATTACTTGTTTTATTCCGAGCACTTTTCGCTGCCTAAAGAGCAAGATATTTCTAAACCTTACCGATTAGATGTGCCACTTCAACCCATAAAATTTGGGGAGAAAGTGGTTCTCAAGAACATCTTCTTTGAGACTGCATCGTATGAATTACTGCCAGAATCTACGGTTGAGCTCGATAAGTTGGTGGCTTTTATGAGTAATAATCCGTCTATTCATATTGAAATTGGGGGTCACACAGATGATGTAGGCGAAGCATCAGACAATCAGTTGCTTTCAGAAAACAGAGCGAAATCTGTACGAGCATATTTGATAACGAACGCTATTTCTGCAGACCGTATCCAGTACAAAGGTTATGGCGAAGAGCAACCTGTTGATACGAACGAAACGCCAGAAGGAAGAGCAAATAACAGACGAACTGAATTCAAAGTACTAAGTGGTGAATAG
- a CDS encoding metallophosphoesterase, with protein MNRVFVLSLLFLFVVDALAQNVKHSIYLIGDAGKDTVPGSALQMLEDELKQHQNSSVFFLGDNIYPAGLEGKEGDRKKHASELKLLSQLERTVGYEGYVFWVPGNHDWKAGRWQGHWLVQKEAEFVESFYANNHTIKNDSGHVFLPKNGLPGPMLESVEEFGYDLIAIDVQWWLQDQFFHKVPTENGLNKRRMEKLFLERLDSLVGKSKVEGNLTLIAAHHPMYSNGHHGSAKQPFRFILNWVPPFQLFGLMGLNRAMVQDIPQPRYKRIRNKILKVLNNYEGLVYVSGHDHNLQYLKKERNHYLVSGAGSKRSSLSGDKYGAKFMDDQNYGFMRLDVMEDGRIQCHVFGHTTGGILFSFWLD; from the coding sequence GTGAATAGAGTTTTTGTTCTCAGTTTGTTGTTTTTGTTTGTAGTTGATGCGCTTGCCCAGAACGTTAAACATTCCATTTATCTTATTGGAGATGCTGGGAAAGACACTGTTCCTGGGTCTGCACTTCAGATGTTGGAAGATGAGCTGAAGCAACATCAGAACAGTTCTGTTTTCTTTCTTGGAGACAACATTTACCCGGCTGGTCTTGAAGGAAAAGAAGGCGACCGTAAGAAGCATGCTTCCGAGTTGAAGTTGCTTTCGCAATTAGAGCGGACGGTTGGATACGAAGGCTATGTTTTCTGGGTTCCTGGTAATCATGATTGGAAGGCAGGCCGTTGGCAAGGCCACTGGTTGGTTCAGAAAGAAGCCGAATTTGTTGAATCTTTTTACGCTAATAATCACACAATTAAGAACGATTCTGGCCACGTATTCCTTCCTAAAAACGGTCTACCAGGACCAATGCTTGAATCTGTTGAGGAATTTGGCTACGACCTGATAGCTATTGATGTTCAATGGTGGCTTCAAGATCAATTCTTCCATAAGGTTCCGACAGAAAATGGTCTGAACAAGCGAAGAATGGAAAAGCTGTTTTTGGAACGTTTGGACAGCTTGGTCGGAAAATCCAAAGTTGAGGGAAATCTGACGCTTATTGCGGCTCATCATCCGATGTACAGCAATGGTCACCATGGTTCGGCCAAGCAGCCTTTCCGATTTATCCTTAATTGGGTTCCTCCTTTTCAACTCTTTGGATTGATGGGTTTAAATCGGGCGATGGTTCAAGATATTCCGCAACCGCGATACAAACGAATCAGGAATAAGATTCTTAAGGTCTTGAATAATTACGAAGGCTTGGTTTATGTCTCAGGTCATGATCACAACCTTCAGTATCTTAAAAAAGAGAGAAATCATTACCTCGTTAGTGGCGCAGGAAGTAAGCGCTCATCTCTCTCAGGAGATAAATATGGTGCTAAGTTCATGGATGATCAGAATTATGGTTTCATGCGTTTGGATGTGATGGAAGATGGACGG